CAGGCGCGACGCCAGCATCAACCTGGGCCTGCTTCACCCACCGGCGCAGCGATTCGACCCCCACTCCAACCTTGGGAGCGATCGCCTTACACGCCAGATACGGGCTGTCGTACTCCTCCAGATGATCCTGGACCATCCGGACCGCACGATCGCGCTGCTGCTTCGGAAACTGCTTCGGCATGACACCGATCCTCTCGCAAAGGACCGGAACCAAACCCGTGACGGTTCAAGTCTGGGCGACTCGAAGTCGGTGGCCGTTGCGGATTTGCCGCCTGCGATGCGAGGAGACAGGTCTCAGGTAAGCCGACGCATTGCGGGAATGGGTCAGCCTGCGCTGCTCCGGGTGTGAGTAGGACGTTGTTAGAGGAGACGGGCGGGCTCGGATCCAGCGGTCGCGACCGTTGAGAGGGGTTGCGCTGAGACAGTGTCTCATTTATGGTCGATCAGCAAGATCGCTCACGCGTCGTCACAGAGATCGGGTCACTATGCATTCCATCCGACGTCTTCCTTACGTGGTGCTAGCGGCGCTCGCCGTGCTTGCGTACAGCGGGTGCTCGCCGAGTTCTGAGGGGTCCTCGGGCGAGGGTGACCTCGACCAGGTCTCTGTCGCGGTTACCGGGGTCAACTCGTTGCATATGTGGGCGATGGTCGCTGAGGACCACAACCTGATGGAGCCTTGGGGCATCGACCTGAATCTTGTGACTTTAGATGGGCAGTCGAAGGTTGTTCCGTCGCTGCTGTCTGGTGAGGTCCAGTTCGCCTCGTCGACACCCGAGCAGGCGATGACGGCAACCCTGCAGAATCCTTCGCTTCAGATGGTCGTCTCGTCCTTCACTGCCAATCCATATGTGGTGGTCGCCAAGGGTGGGGTTGATGATCTGGACGACCTATCTGGGAAGACCATTGGTGTGAACGCGTTGGGTGCGAGCGCCGACTACTTCAGCGCCAAGATCGCTCTTGAGGATCATGGTTTGGAGGAGGGTGACGACTACACGTTTGTGCAGTCAGGCAACACGGCTCAGCGGGTGTCTGCGTTGGAGTCTGGCCAGATCGACGCGATGCTTGCGTGGGAGCCCGATGTCAGCCGTGCCGAGGAGGTTGGGGCGGCGCCGGTCATGTCTCTCGCCGAGGTGTCGAGCCTTAAGGGTGCGCAGTTCAGTACGTTTGTGGCACTTGAGTCCTGGTATGACGAGAACAGCGATGTCGCGGAGCGCTGGGTCCGTGGATATCAGGAGACAATTCGCTGGTTGCAGGACCCGGAGAATCGTGAGGATGTGGTTCGCAGTATCGCGGCGCACTTGGATGTATCCGATGAGCAGGCCGAACGCACGTATAAGCAGTTTCTGGTCGACCTACCGGCCGAGGATCCGGTATCGACGTTCAACGTTGAGTCCTTGGAGAAGATGCTCGAGAACGCACAAGCGGCGGGAGTGGATGCGCTCGGCGATGTTGACGGCGATGACCTCGACGGATTCTTCGACAACACCCTCGTCGACAACGCGAAGGAGCTGCACAAGTGAGTGTTGATCTCAATGCAGGTCGTCAGGCGAGCGAACACGACGAGATTGTCGTCGATTGGGACGTGCAGGTTCCTACCCGCGACGGCCTCGAGCTGCGTGCCGATGTGTTTCGCCCGCGGGAGGTAGGCGACTATCCCGTGATCCTCGCGATGGGACCGTATGGGAAGGGCCTGAACTTCGAGGAAGGGTTCCCCGCGAACTGGCGACGAATGATCGAGGCGTACCCGGAGGTGGCCGAGGACACTTCGAACCGGTTCCAGAATTGGGAGATGGTCGATCCGGAGAAGTGGGTCCCGGACGGTTATGTGTGCGTGCGCGTCGACTCGCGTGGTGCGGGGCGCTCGCGGGGTCTGCTGGATGTCTTCTCCCAGCTTGAGGCACGTGACTACT
The sequence above is drawn from the Nocardioidaceae bacterium SCSIO 66511 genome and encodes:
- a CDS encoding ABC transporter substrate-binding protein, which gives rise to MVAEDHNLMEPWGIDLNLVTLDGQSKVVPSLLSGEVQFASSTPEQAMTATLQNPSLQMVVSSFTANPYVVVAKGGVDDLDDLSGKTIGVNALGASADYFSAKIALEDHGLEEGDDYTFVQSGNTAQRVSALESGQIDAMLAWEPDVSRAEEVGAAPVMSLAEVSSLKGAQFSTFVALESWYDENSDVAERWVRGYQETIRWLQDPENREDVVRSIAAHLDVSDEQAERTYKQFLVDLPAEDPVSTFNVESLEKMLENAQAAGVDALGDVDGDDLDGFFDNTLVDNAKELHK